One segment of Thermosynechococcus sp. HN-54 DNA contains the following:
- the menB gene encoding 1,4-dihydroxy-2-naphthoyl-CoA synthase, which translates to MDSVHWQQVHNYTDILYHKTTGIAKITINRPHKRNAFRPQTIVEMSQAFEDARNDPTIGVVLLTGAGPHTDGKYAFCAGGDQSIRGEAGYLDEQGVARLNVLDLQRQIRSLPKVVIALVAGYAIGGGHVLHLVCDLTIAAENAIFGQTGPRVGSFDAGFGASYLARIVGQKKAREIWFLCRQYTAQEALAMGLVNALVPVEELEAEGIRWAQEILTKSPLAIRCLKAAFNADCDGQAGLQELAGNATLLYYLTEESAEGKNAFLEKRPPNFQQFPWRP; encoded by the coding sequence ATGGACAGCGTCCACTGGCAGCAGGTTCACAACTACACTGACATCCTTTACCACAAAACCACGGGCATTGCCAAAATTACGATTAACCGTCCCCACAAGCGCAACGCCTTTCGCCCGCAAACCATTGTTGAAATGAGTCAAGCCTTTGAAGATGCCCGCAACGATCCCACAATTGGCGTTGTCTTGCTGACAGGTGCCGGCCCCCACACCGATGGCAAGTATGCGTTTTGTGCGGGTGGTGACCAAAGTATTCGCGGTGAGGCGGGTTATCTGGACGAGCAGGGGGTGGCGCGACTGAATGTTTTGGATCTACAACGGCAAATTCGCTCCCTGCCGAAGGTGGTGATTGCCCTTGTGGCTGGGTATGCCATTGGTGGTGGCCATGTGCTGCACTTGGTGTGCGATCTGACGATCGCGGCTGAGAATGCCATTTTTGGTCAAACGGGACCACGAGTGGGTAGTTTTGATGCCGGGTTTGGGGCTAGTTATTTAGCCCGCATTGTGGGCCAGAAAAAAGCTCGCGAAATTTGGTTTCTCTGTCGGCAATATACAGCTCAGGAAGCCCTTGCCATGGGGTTGGTCAACGCCCTTGTCCCCGTTGAAGAGCTGGAGGCTGAGGGGATCCGCTGGGCGCAGGAGATTCTCACGAAAAGTCCCTTGGCCATTCGCTGCTTGAAGGCGGCCTTTAATGCTGATTGTGATGGTCAGGCCGGGCTACAGGAATTGGCCGGGAATGCCACCCTCCTGTACTACCTCACCGAAGAGAGTGCCGAGGGCAAAAATGCCTTTTTAGAAAAGCGTCCGCCCAACTTTCAGCAATTTCCTTGGCGTCCTTAG
- a CDS encoding Ycf34 family protein, with protein MCICVNCALVDRCTTYYAVEEQHQQPHLTLTPDFDPIEPTINVNIRTQGEEIQLEWDVVGCASFVEDQGRWARLRPGELIPT; from the coding sequence ATGTGTATCTGTGTTAACTGCGCCCTTGTGGACCGCTGTACCACATACTATGCCGTTGAGGAGCAGCACCAACAACCCCATCTGACCCTGACGCCAGACTTTGACCCGATTGAGCCGACGATCAATGTGAATATCCGCACCCAAGGGGAAGAAATTCAACTGGAATGGGATGTCGTTGGTTGTGCTAGTTTCGTGGAAGATCAGGGACGGTGGGCACGCCTGCGCCCAGGAGAACTGATTCCGACCTAA
- a CDS encoding TrkA-related ion transporter, which produces MGRSQRQQQLDVFIHSPQVEIALFVLILAWALLVVLDVLWIQPGQPNFYIVLAEVPLRLCFFIELFLRFAIARKKKRFFRHYWLDLVAILPMPPQWTLFRLLPLLRLPRASILINRNLHYVSPHISGLYGAQISALLIIVLIMLFGGLAFYIIEGTSNPDIHSLGDALWYSFFSLVSAEPIGAYPKTHAGRVITLVVVLSGLTLFAVFTGVVSAFMVQRLHSVMSIKHFDLDELRNHIILCGWNRSAPLVLQELQTDPQTRHAPIVIVAELEHLPLNELRAVDQNRLYFYSGDYTRIDVLEKVQIYHASRAILLADTSQPRSDQDRDARTVLAALTMEKLNPTIYTCAQLLDRNNNVQLQAAGVEDVVVADEMAGHLIGNAVRNQGAMDVFAELLTVQVGNQFYRLPLPAVLAGKTFWYAQRHLKERDDALLVAVERRIEGRRQTEINPPMNYELQVGDYLVVIARQCPQWG; this is translated from the coding sequence ATGGGACGCAGCCAACGGCAACAACAACTGGATGTATTTATTCACTCACCACAGGTTGAGATAGCCCTTTTCGTCCTGATTTTGGCATGGGCACTATTGGTGGTGCTGGATGTCCTTTGGATTCAGCCGGGGCAGCCTAATTTTTATATCGTCTTAGCAGAGGTGCCGTTACGCCTCTGTTTTTTTATTGAACTATTTTTGCGCTTTGCGATCGCCCGCAAAAAGAAACGATTTTTCCGCCACTATTGGCTAGATCTCGTGGCGATTTTACCGATGCCGCCGCAGTGGACGTTGTTTCGTTTGCTGCCCCTTTTGCGCCTACCCCGTGCTTCGATTCTGATTAACCGCAACCTGCATTACGTTTCCCCCCACATTTCTGGTCTCTACGGCGCTCAAATTTCAGCACTGTTAATCATTGTGTTGATCATGCTCTTTGGGGGGCTGGCTTTTTATATCATCGAAGGAACGTCAAACCCAGATATTCACAGCCTTGGGGATGCCCTATGGTACAGCTTTTTCTCCTTGGTGTCTGCCGAACCCATCGGCGCCTATCCCAAAACCCACGCAGGACGTGTCATTACACTGGTGGTCGTCTTGTCTGGTTTAACCCTATTTGCAGTCTTCACCGGGGTGGTGTCAGCCTTCATGGTGCAGCGATTGCACTCGGTCATGAGCATTAAGCACTTTGACTTGGATGAGTTGCGCAACCACATTATTCTCTGTGGATGGAATCGCAGTGCCCCCCTTGTGTTACAGGAGTTGCAAACCGATCCCCAAACCCGCCATGCGCCGATTGTCATTGTTGCCGAACTTGAACACTTGCCCTTAAATGAGTTGCGAGCTGTGGATCAAAATCGTCTTTACTTTTATTCCGGGGACTATACCCGCATTGATGTGCTAGAGAAAGTGCAAATTTACCATGCCTCCCGCGCCATTCTCTTGGCAGACACTAGTCAGCCCCGCAGTGATCAAGACCGCGATGCCCGAACAGTTCTCGCTGCACTGACCATGGAAAAACTCAATCCAACGATTTACACCTGTGCCCAGCTTTTGGATCGCAATAATAATGTGCAACTTCAGGCGGCAGGGGTGGAGGATGTGGTAGTGGCCGATGAAATGGCAGGTCACCTCATTGGCAATGCTGTGCGCAATCAGGGGGCGATGGATGTTTTTGCTGAACTCCTAACGGTACAGGTGGGGAATCAGTTTTATCGGCTCCCTTTGCCCGCAGTCCTAGCAGGCAAAACCTTTTGGTATGCTCAAAGACACCTAAAGGAGCGGGATGATGCCCTCCTCGTCGCTGTGGAGCGTCGCATTGAGGGGCGTCGCCAGACGGAGATTAATCCGCCAATGAACTATGAGTTACAGGTGGGAGATTACTTGGTGGTGATTGCGCGGCAGTGTCCACAGTGGGGATAA
- a CDS encoding SRPBCC family protein, which produces MEISSQVELPFPRDSVYRIYRDRLPELVNWMPNVREIEVQERKEHPQALEMVLVWHGGGEIPAAARALLSEAMLSWTDYTHWDDRDYLTRWRIAPHAFTEAIDCRGENQFIAAGNSTIITSRGHLRIDPKRIPGVPSFLAGMIARAVEEYLGQRIEPNFQQLAASVAAFLQAEG; this is translated from the coding sequence ATGGAAATTTCTTCCCAAGTAGAGCTGCCCTTTCCCCGTGACTCTGTCTATCGCATCTATCGCGATCGCCTGCCTGAGCTGGTGAATTGGATGCCCAATGTACGGGAAATTGAAGTGCAGGAGCGCAAAGAACACCCCCAAGCCCTAGAGATGGTCTTGGTTTGGCATGGTGGTGGCGAAATTCCGGCAGCAGCACGGGCGCTCTTAAGTGAAGCGATGCTTTCGTGGACAGACTATACCCATTGGGACGATCGCGACTATCTCACGCGCTGGCGCATTGCCCCCCATGCTTTTACCGAGGCGATTGACTGCCGAGGGGAAAATCAATTTATTGCTGCGGGCAACTCAACTATTATCACTAGCCGTGGCCATCTACGCATTGATCCAAAACGCATTCCGGGAGTACCTTCATTCCTAGCTGGCATGATTGCCCGCGCTGTGGAGGAGTATCTCGGCCAACGCATCGAACCCAATTTTCAGCAACTGGCAGCGAGTGTGGCAGCATTTTTGCAGGCTGAGGGATGA
- a CDS encoding transposase, giving the protein MEKAFSYRFYPTTEQESLLRKTLGCVRLVYNRALAVRTEAWRERQERIDYTQTSVLLTEWKKQDDLQFLNEVSSVPLQQALRHLQSAFNNFFAGRAKYPNFKKKRHGGSAEFTKSAFRWKDGKLFLAKCLEPLNIRWSRQLPEGVEPSTVTVRLNPAGQWYVSLRFDDPRDLTLQPVNQSVGLDAGLNSLVTLSTGEKVANPKHFDRHYKRLRKAQQSLSRKQKGSRNWDKARLKVAKIQQKIADCRKDHLHKLTTRLVCENQTIVVESLAVKNMVKNRQLARSISDAGWGELIRQLDYKTQWYGRTLVKIDQWFPSSKRCGKCGHVVEQLPLNVREWDCPECGAHHDRDVNAAQNILAVGHTVAVCGAGVRPDRHTSKGQPRRNRNLSREA; this is encoded by the coding sequence ATGGAAAAGGCTTTCAGTTACCGCTTCTACCCGACGACCGAGCAGGAATCCCTGCTTCGGAAAACGTTGGGCTGTGTTCGGTTGGTTTATAACCGAGCGTTGGCAGTGAGAACAGAAGCTTGGCGTGAACGGCAGGAGAGAATTGATTACACCCAAACCTCTGTTTTGCTTACCGAGTGGAAGAAGCAAGATGACCTCCAGTTTTTGAATGAGGTTAGCTCTGTTCCGTTGCAACAGGCCTTGAGGCATCTGCAATCTGCCTTCAACAACTTCTTTGCGGGTCGGGCGAAATATCCCAACTTCAAAAAGAAACGCCATGGTGGCAGCGCAGAATTCACCAAGTCTGCTTTCAGGTGGAAAGACGGGAAATTGTTTCTGGCAAAGTGTCTGGAGCCATTGAATATTAGATGGTCTAGGCAATTGCCAGAAGGCGTTGAGCCATCCACCGTTACAGTCCGGCTTAACCCCGCTGGACAGTGGTATGTCAGTCTGAGGTTTGACGACCCCAGAGACCTGACACTGCAACCCGTCAACCAGTCGGTTGGTTTGGATGCAGGACTTAACAGTCTCGTTACCCTGAGTACAGGGGAAAAGGTCGCCAACCCCAAGCACTTTGACCGCCATTACAAACGACTCCGTAAGGCTCAGCAGTCTTTGAGTCGCAAGCAAAAAGGCTCTCGCAATTGGGATAAGGCGCGGCTGAAAGTCGCCAAGATTCAACAGAAGATCGCTGATTGCAGAAAAGACCATTTGCACAAGTTGACGACTCGATTGGTATGTGAAAACCAAACGATTGTGGTCGAGTCATTGGCTGTGAAAAATATGGTCAAGAACCGTCAGCTTGCCCGATCCATCAGCGATGCTGGATGGGGTGAACTGATACGGCAATTGGACTATAAAACCCAGTGGTATGGTCGGACACTGGTAAAAATTGACCAATGGTTCCCCAGTTCTAAACGCTGTGGAAAGTGTGGTCACGTGGTTGAGCAGCTGCCGCTGAACGTCCGGGAATGGGACTGCCCTGAATGTGGGGCACACCACGACCGAGATGTGAATGCGGCTCAAAACATTTTGGCCGTGGGACACACGGTTGCAGTCTGTGGAGCAGGTGTAAGACCTGATAGGCATACGTCTAAAGGGCAACCGCGAAGAAACAGAAACCTAAGTCGTGAGGCTTAG